The following is a genomic window from Dermatophilaceae bacterium Soc4.6.
GCTCGCTCCGGGCGGCCTGCTCGTCGAAGGCACCTGCGACGAGCTCGGCCGGCGCAGCACCTGGGTCGCGCTCGACGAGAACGGGCCGCTCAGCCTGACCCTCTCGGTGCGGCTGGCCGATCTCGGGCGGCCCTCCGAGGTGGCCGAGCGGCTCCCGAAAGCCCTGATCCACCGCAACGTGCCCGGCGAGCGCGTGCACGACCTGCTCTCCGCCCTCGACCGCGCCTGGGACGTCGGCGCGCCGATGGCGTCGTACGGTGTGCGTCAGCGCTGGGGTGCCGCCGTGGGCTCGTTGCGCGACCAGGGGTGGCCGCTGCTCGACGGGCCCGGCCGCTGGCGGTTGGGCGAGGTGACCGTCGCCTGGGGCGCGGTTGCCCCGTCGAGCAGGACCTGACGCCGGTCAGCCCGGCCGACGGGGTCAGCGGGTGTAGTCGTCGTGCAGACGCTCGATGTCGTCCTCGTCGAAGTGACCGAAGGCGACCTCGAGAATGCGGGTCGGCGCGGGCCCGCTGTTGCCCATGCGGTGGCGGTCACCCTGCGGGGCCCAGATGGTCTCGCCCGGCTGGGCCGTCCACTCGCGCTCACCGACGGTGATGTCCATCGGCCCGTCGAGGACGGTCCACATCTCGCCCCGGTGCTCATGACGCTGCAGCGACAGGCGCTGGCCGGGCTGGACGGTGATGATCTTGACCGTGACCTGCTCGTTGGAGACGAACTGCTGGAACTGCCCCCAGGGACGTGTGGCCACGAAGATGTCGTGCGAGGGGTCACGCCCTTCGACCTCCTGGCCGTCTCGCGTCGTGCTGACGTCCTGATGCTGGCTCATCCGTTC
Proteins encoded in this region:
- a CDS encoding phosphomannose isomerase type II C-terminal cupin domain, with protein sequence MSQHQDVSTTRDGQEVEGRDPSHDIFVATRPWGQFQQFVSNEQVTVKIITVQPGQRLSLQRHEHRGEMWTVLDGPMDITVGEREWTAQPGETIWAPQGDRHRMGNSGPAPTRILEVAFGHFDEDDIERLHDDYTR